Proteins from a genomic interval of Paenibacillus sp. RC334:
- a CDS encoding glycosyltransferase family 2 protein, whose product MDVSILVVNYNTCRLTLDCLQSVYASETQYRYEVIVIDNHSNDGSVEAIRAAYPEITLIANEDNTGFAKANNQGIEVADGRYVLLLNSDTLVQPHTLDTMIRFMDTHPEIGASGCKVILPDGSLDKACKRGFPTPSASFYYAFGWSKRYPDNPKYNQYQLGHLSPDDEYPVDVLVGAFMLVRRETIEQVGGLDETFFMYGEDIDWCYRIKQAGWGIYYYPRTYIIHIKGGSARRRPLKIIYEFHRAMWVFHRKHYKQQYSWITNMAVYAGITVKFGMAFLKNKLTAPAKPDSGEQSRTEVKV is encoded by the coding sequence ATGGATGTAAGCATACTGGTCGTCAACTATAATACATGCCGTTTGACGCTGGATTGTTTGCAGTCGGTGTATGCGTCAGAGACGCAATATCGATATGAAGTGATTGTTATCGACAATCACTCCAATGATGGGTCTGTGGAAGCCATTCGTGCTGCATATCCGGAGATTACGTTGATTGCCAATGAGGATAACACAGGTTTTGCCAAGGCAAACAATCAGGGCATCGAGGTAGCGGACGGGCGTTACGTATTGTTGCTGAACTCCGATACGTTGGTGCAACCGCACACGCTCGATACGATGATTCGGTTCATGGACACGCATCCGGAGATAGGGGCATCGGGCTGCAAGGTTATTTTGCCGGATGGTTCGCTGGATAAGGCCTGTAAGCGTGGGTTTCCAACGCCGTCTGCCTCCTTTTATTACGCCTTCGGCTGGTCGAAGCGTTACCCGGATAACCCCAAGTACAATCAATACCAGCTCGGGCACTTAAGCCCGGATGATGAGTATCCAGTGGATGTGCTGGTGGGTGCTTTTATGCTGGTGCGTCGGGAGACGATTGAGCAGGTCGGCGGCTTGGACGAAACCTTTTTCATGTATGGCGAGGACATTGACTGGTGTTACCGGATTAAGCAGGCGGGATGGGGCATTTACTACTATCCGCGCACATATATTATTCATATCAAAGGTGGCAGCGCTCGTCGTCGTCCTTTGAAAATTATTTACGAGTTTCATAGAGCCATGTGGGTATTTCACCGCAAGCATTATAAACAGCAGTATAGCTGGATCACGAACATGGCTGTATACGCGGGAATTACAGTGAAATTTGGAATGGCCTTTTTGAAAAATAAGCTCACTGCACCGGCCAAGCCGGACAGTGGCGAACAATCTCGTACCGAGGTGAAAGTATGA
- a CDS encoding heptaprenylglyceryl phosphate synthase has translation MLEECVLADSIQSWRHVFKLDPDKELDDEGLDAVCMSGTDAIMVGGSSGVTYENTVDLLSRIRRYEVPCVLEVSDLEAVVPGFDLYMIPMVLNTTDSNWIVGQHQRAIEQFGYMIPWDLLVTEGYIVLNGDSTVAKLTGADASLDASSAASYAEVADKLMHLPIVYVEYSGAFGDMELVQKIHRSTERARVLYGGGIVDKSTALQAAAVCDTIVVGNIIYRDLAKALETVAVKLEV, from the coding sequence ATGCTGGAGGAATGTGTGTTGGCAGATTCAATTCAATCATGGAGGCATGTATTTAAGCTGGACCCTGACAAGGAACTGGACGATGAGGGACTGGATGCCGTGTGCATGTCTGGTACGGATGCCATTATGGTAGGAGGCTCGTCGGGCGTTACCTATGAAAATACGGTGGATTTGCTGTCGCGGATCCGGCGTTATGAGGTACCGTGTGTGCTTGAAGTGTCTGATCTGGAGGCTGTGGTGCCCGGGTTTGATCTGTATATGATTCCAATGGTGCTCAATACAACGGACAGTAATTGGATCGTAGGACAGCACCAGCGTGCGATTGAGCAGTTTGGTTATATGATCCCTTGGGATTTACTTGTGACAGAAGGATATATTGTTTTGAATGGTGATTCCACGGTGGCCAAGCTTACCGGAGCGGATGCATCACTCGATGCTTCATCTGCCGCTTCATATGCAGAGGTTGCTGACAAGCTCATGCATCTGCCGATTGTATATGTGGAGTATAGCGGTGCCTTTGGAGATATGGAACTGGTACAAAAAATACATCGCAGTACGGAGCGCGCCCGTGTCCTATATGGAGGGGGTATCGTGGATAAATCTACCGCGTTACAAGCGGCTGCCGTTTGTGACACCATTGTAGTAGGGAACATCATTTACCGTGACTTGGCGAAAGCACTGGAGACGGTAGCTGTGAAGTTGGAAGTATAG
- the ligA gene encoding NAD-dependent DNA ligase LigA, with protein sequence MNPMHRMEQLVAELNTYNYHYYTLDEPKISDKEYDVLYDELVALEQTSGLVLPDSPTQRVGGELLKGFTPHRHLAPLWSLDKAQNVEQLRAWNVRVVKLVNDYNTKNPEQPLPPPGYAIELKFDGLTLNLTYTDGKLVQASTRGNGVVGEGILAQVKTIKSVPLTIPFQDGTVEVQGEGIMNLSVLAKYNETAVDPLKNARNAAAGALRNLNPKTTAERRLNAFFYNVGYADRIQFSSHQEMMTFLRDNHFKVNPYLTYFDDFDDAMEQLTDIEESRAGLDYLIDGAVLKITDMRTREVLGYTDKFPRWAVAYKFEAEETTTVLNSVEWNVGRTGKITPLARVEPVELAGVTVQNCTLNNAGDIERKNLKFALGARVFIRRSNDVIPEILGKVTSEDDGEEIIVPDHCPACGFPLQQRGAHLFCDNKLGCKPQIVARISHFASRDAMDIETFSDKTAIQLHDELEVREPADLYTLQFDDLVKLERFGEKKANNLLTALEQSKERDLASFLYSLGIPNTGKATTRMLADHYRDLHKVMSATVEELIELPDVGGIVAESIVAFFADPFTQAGIEKMLSLGVKAQAPQAPQEKKTDSFFSGKTVVLTGTLHQLTRDEAAAKLEALGAHVTGSVSKKTDLVIAGEKAGSKLAKAQQLGIDTIEDEDEFIRLLEQE encoded by the coding sequence ATGAACCCAATGCACAGGATGGAGCAGCTTGTTGCTGAGCTGAACACATATAATTATCATTACTACACACTGGATGAGCCCAAGATCAGCGACAAAGAATATGATGTGCTTTATGACGAGCTGGTAGCGCTTGAACAGACGAGCGGTCTTGTGCTGCCGGATTCGCCGACACAGCGTGTGGGCGGGGAGTTACTCAAAGGCTTCACACCGCATCGCCATCTGGCCCCGTTATGGAGCTTGGATAAAGCACAGAATGTGGAGCAGCTGCGTGCCTGGAACGTGCGTGTCGTGAAGCTGGTCAACGATTACAACACCAAGAACCCGGAGCAGCCTTTACCGCCTCCAGGATATGCGATAGAGCTTAAATTTGATGGACTGACGCTGAACCTGACTTATACCGACGGGAAGCTGGTACAGGCTTCTACACGCGGCAATGGCGTGGTGGGCGAGGGAATATTGGCACAGGTGAAGACCATTAAATCCGTGCCGCTTACGATTCCTTTTCAGGATGGGACCGTTGAAGTACAGGGAGAAGGCATTATGAATCTGTCTGTGCTGGCCAAATATAATGAGACCGCTGTGGACCCTCTTAAAAATGCACGCAACGCCGCAGCAGGCGCTCTGCGTAATTTGAATCCCAAAACAACAGCAGAGCGACGATTGAATGCATTTTTCTACAATGTGGGGTACGCGGACCGCATCCAGTTTAGCAGCCACCAGGAGATGATGACGTTCCTGCGTGACAATCATTTTAAGGTGAATCCGTATCTGACTTACTTTGACGATTTTGATGATGCTATGGAACAACTGACTGATATCGAAGAGTCTCGTGCCGGACTGGATTATCTCATTGACGGGGCGGTACTCAAAATTACGGATATGCGCACACGTGAGGTTCTCGGCTATACCGATAAATTTCCGCGATGGGCAGTGGCGTATAAGTTCGAGGCGGAGGAAACGACCACGGTGCTTAACTCTGTTGAGTGGAATGTAGGTCGTACGGGTAAAATTACGCCACTGGCAAGGGTAGAACCGGTAGAGCTGGCGGGAGTCACCGTACAAAATTGTACACTGAACAATGCTGGGGATATCGAGCGGAAAAATCTGAAGTTCGCTTTGGGTGCTCGTGTGTTTATCCGCCGTTCGAATGATGTCATTCCGGAAATTTTGGGAAAAGTTACGTCTGAGGACGACGGAGAGGAAATTATCGTACCGGATCATTGTCCGGCCTGTGGATTCCCGTTGCAGCAGCGAGGGGCTCATTTATTCTGCGATAATAAGCTGGGGTGTAAGCCACAAATTGTGGCTCGTATTTCTCATTTTGCGTCACGTGATGCCATGGATATTGAAACCTTCAGCGACAAAACGGCAATCCAGTTGCATGACGAACTGGAAGTGCGCGAGCCTGCGGATCTGTATACACTTCAATTCGATGATCTTGTGAAGCTGGAGCGATTTGGTGAGAAAAAAGCCAATAACCTTCTGACAGCGCTTGAGCAGAGTAAAGAGAGGGATTTGGCTTCATTCCTTTATTCCCTTGGTATACCGAATACCGGTAAAGCGACTACACGCATGTTGGCTGATCATTACCGTGATTTGCACAAGGTCATGTCCGCTACGGTAGAGGAATTAATAGAATTGCCGGATGTGGGCGGGATTGTAGCTGAGAGTATCGTTGCCTTCTTTGCTGATCCATTCACCCAAGCGGGGATTGAAAAGATGTTATCCCTAGGGGTAAAGGCTCAGGCTCCCCAAGCTCCACAGGAGAAGAAGACAGACAGCTTTTTCAGTGGCAAAACGGTTGTGCTTACAGGTACCCTGCATCAACTTACGCGTGATGAAGCTGCTGCCAAGCTGGAGGCACTGGGCGCCCATGTGACCGGGTCTGTATCGAAAAAGACGGATCTAGTCATAGCTGGTGAAAAGGCAGGAAGTAAGCTGGCCAAGGCCCAACAGCTCGGAATTGATACCATAGAAGATGAGGATGAATTCATCAGACTGCTGGAGCAAGAATAA
- a CDS encoding phosphatidylinositol-specific phospholipase C/glycerophosphodiester phosphodiesterase family protein has product MKRLIAAVILLMLIGTFLLAYRGQSTEEHTGFTTHRVISHAMGAVDGLAYTNAREAFVNNYKKGSRVFEVDLMFTSDGHLVARHEWTESFTEQMQQKQVVSTEQGGKPWSYEQFKNTPIHGSYTPVDWNDALDLLEKYPDAYVVTDTKEQDPAQIKQLFAQLTRQAQDKNPNLLSRIVPQIYDEEMLRTLRSIYPYTSIIYTLYATQDTDDQIIRFVQQNDITAVTLPENRVSGALVESLRQAGAVCYVNTINDLKDAADYEQMGVRGFYTDVLTEKELQKRSWLYALRP; this is encoded by the coding sequence ATGAAACGACTGATTGCGGCGGTAATTCTATTAATGTTGATTGGCACGTTTTTATTGGCTTACAGAGGGCAATCCACGGAGGAGCATACCGGTTTTACCACCCATCGTGTGATTTCGCATGCTATGGGAGCCGTTGACGGTTTAGCCTATACCAATGCGCGTGAAGCATTTGTGAATAATTATAAAAAAGGCAGCCGCGTATTTGAGGTCGACCTGATGTTTACTTCGGACGGACATTTGGTGGCGCGCCATGAATGGACGGAGTCTTTTACAGAGCAAATGCAGCAGAAGCAGGTAGTTAGTACAGAACAGGGCGGGAAGCCCTGGAGCTACGAGCAATTCAAAAACACCCCCATACATGGTTCCTACACCCCGGTGGACTGGAATGATGCATTGGATCTGTTGGAGAAATACCCGGATGCCTATGTTGTGACGGATACGAAAGAACAGGACCCGGCCCAAATAAAACAGTTATTTGCGCAACTGACCCGTCAGGCACAGGACAAAAATCCGAATCTTTTGTCCCGCATTGTCCCGCAAATTTATGACGAAGAAATGCTGCGAACGCTGCGGAGCATCTATCCCTATACCTCCATTATTTATACGCTTTATGCGACACAAGATACGGACGACCAAATCATCCGGTTTGTACAACAAAACGATATAACAGCAGTGACTTTACCGGAGAACAGAGTTAGTGGTGCTTTAGTGGAAAGCTTGCGGCAGGCGGGGGCGGTGTGCTACGTAAATACAATTAACGATCTAAAAGATGCCGCTGACTACGAACAGATGGGTGTGCGCGGATTCTATACGGATGTTTTAACGGAAAAGGAACTCCAAAAACGCAGTTGGCTGTATGCGTTACGGCCCTGA
- the pcrA gene encoding DNA helicase PcrA, whose protein sequence is MQSIDIHEAVARLNPPQRQAVEAIDGPLLIMAGAGSGKTRVLTHRIAYLIATRKTAPWGILAITFTNKAAREMQDRVSRLIGPQGRDVWVSTFHSMCVRILRRDIERIGFTSNFSILDSTDQLSVIRNCMKDLNIDTKKFEPKAVQSMMSTAKNELVTPEMYERKIGDYFEGIVAKVYTKYQQRLKNNNSLDFDDLIMATIQLFKEVPEVLDFYQKKFQYIHVDEYQDTNRAQYMLCKMLADQHHRICVVGDSDQSIYRWRGADISNILNFEEDYPEARTILLEQNYRSTSNILNAANEVIGQNTGRKPKKLWTDKEGGAKIKVYRADSEHDEGYFIASEIHKNINAGKTYSHHAILYRTNAQSRVVEEILIKSDIPYQIVGGIKFYDRKEIKDLLAYLRLLSNPDDDISLIRIINVPKRSIGDTTVGKLQAAAAERGVSIFRVLQVVDDLGFAGRTRNALVEFYDMIEGLSRMVDYLSVTELTEKMLETSQYRLELQNENTLESRSRLENIDEFLSVTMEFEKGAEDKSLVSFLTDLALIADIDSMNDDEEEQSDAVVLMTMHSAKGLEFPIVFIVGMEEGVFPHSRAFLDNEELEEERRLAYVGITRAEEQLFLTCAQMRTLFGRTTANPPSRFLEEIPEELKEDTIIKRDRYRRSGNVGGSYGGRGLGKTNGSNFGGERSFDTMSRSGSSASTSPRVTVTTSSSAKPTPAASAGGPSIFAAGDKVQHGKWGIGTIVAVKGTGNDMELQIAFPAPVGVKRLLAGFAPITKVE, encoded by the coding sequence ATGCAATCAATAGATATACACGAGGCTGTAGCCCGCCTCAATCCGCCTCAGCGTCAGGCAGTGGAGGCGATAGACGGACCGTTGCTGATTATGGCTGGCGCAGGCAGTGGAAAGACCCGGGTGCTCACGCACCGGATTGCCTACCTCATCGCGACCCGCAAGACGGCTCCATGGGGCATTTTGGCAATTACCTTTACGAACAAGGCCGCGCGTGAAATGCAGGATCGCGTATCCAGGCTGATTGGCCCGCAGGGGAGAGATGTGTGGGTATCCACCTTTCACTCCATGTGTGTGCGTATTTTGCGTCGAGATATCGAGCGGATCGGATTTACCTCCAATTTCAGTATTCTCGATTCTACAGATCAGTTGTCTGTTATTCGGAACTGCATGAAGGATCTGAACATAGACACCAAAAAATTCGAACCCAAAGCGGTTCAGTCCATGATGAGCACAGCTAAAAATGAACTGGTCACTCCTGAAATGTATGAGCGCAAGATTGGCGACTATTTTGAGGGGATTGTGGCGAAGGTATATACCAAATACCAACAACGTCTCAAAAATAACAACTCTCTGGATTTTGATGATCTGATTATGGCAACGATTCAACTATTTAAAGAAGTGCCTGAGGTACTGGATTTCTATCAGAAGAAATTCCAATACATTCATGTCGATGAATATCAGGATACGAACCGTGCGCAGTACATGCTGTGTAAAATGCTGGCTGACCAGCATCACCGAATTTGCGTAGTAGGTGACAGCGATCAGTCCATCTATCGTTGGCGCGGGGCGGATATCAGCAACATTTTGAACTTTGAAGAGGACTACCCGGAAGCACGTACCATTTTGCTGGAGCAAAACTATCGGTCAACCTCGAATATTCTGAATGCCGCCAATGAAGTGATTGGGCAAAATACGGGCCGCAAGCCGAAGAAACTATGGACCGACAAAGAAGGCGGGGCCAAGATTAAAGTTTACCGGGCTGACTCGGAGCATGATGAGGGCTATTTTATCGCCTCCGAAATTCATAAAAATATCAATGCAGGCAAAACCTATAGCCATCATGCTATTTTGTACCGTACCAATGCCCAGTCGCGGGTGGTCGAGGAAATTTTGATCAAATCGGATATTCCGTACCAGATCGTTGGCGGCATCAAGTTCTATGATCGTAAAGAGATTAAGGACTTGCTGGCGTACCTTCGCCTGCTCTCCAATCCTGATGACGATATCAGCTTGATCCGAATCATTAATGTGCCAAAACGGAGTATTGGGGATACAACGGTCGGTAAATTGCAAGCAGCCGCAGCGGAGCGTGGAGTTTCTATTTTCCGTGTGCTGCAGGTGGTAGACGATTTGGGCTTTGCCGGACGTACGCGCAATGCGCTTGTAGAGTTTTACGATATGATCGAAGGCTTGAGTCGGATGGTGGACTATCTCTCGGTCACCGAGTTAACGGAAAAAATGCTGGAAACCAGCCAATATCGACTGGAGCTGCAAAACGAGAATACGCTTGAATCACGCTCACGTCTGGAGAATATTGATGAGTTCCTGTCGGTAACGATGGAATTTGAAAAAGGAGCGGAGGACAAGTCACTCGTCTCCTTCCTGACCGATCTTGCTCTTATCGCGGATATTGATTCCATGAATGACGATGAAGAGGAACAAAGCGATGCGGTTGTATTGATGACCATGCATAGCGCAAAAGGACTGGAGTTTCCGATTGTATTTATTGTCGGTATGGAGGAGGGAGTATTCCCTCACAGTCGGGCCTTTTTGGATAATGAAGAGCTGGAGGAAGAGCGCAGATTGGCGTATGTTGGGATTACCCGTGCAGAGGAGCAACTGTTTCTTACATGCGCACAGATGCGCACGCTGTTTGGCCGTACCACCGCTAATCCGCCTTCCCGCTTTCTTGAAGAGATTCCGGAAGAGCTCAAAGAGGATACAATTATCAAACGTGACCGCTATCGCCGCTCCGGCAATGTAGGCGGCTCTTATGGCGGACGTGGACTGGGTAAAACCAACGGTAGTAACTTTGGCGGAGAACGTTCCTTTGATACGATGAGCCGCAGTGGTTCGTCGGCTTCCACGTCGCCCCGCGTAACCGTTACAACATCTTCATCCGCGAAACCAACTCCGGCTGCTTCGGCAGGAGGCCCCTCCATTTTTGCTGCCGGAGACAAGGTACAGCATGGCAAGTGGGGAATTGGAACCATTGTAGCTGTAAAAGGTACAGGCAATGATATGGAGCTTCAGATTGCTTTCCCGGCTCCAGTAGGGGTTAAACGCCTGCTGGCTGGCTTTGCACCGATTACAAAAGTAGAATAA
- the rfbD gene encoding dTDP-4-dehydrorhamnose reductase codes for MKVLVTGTSGQLGKDVVKVFQEQGHDVLGYDREQLDITDLQQTVKIVGQYQPDAVIHCAAYTAVDAAETDVDGAYQVNAAGTRNMALAAEKVGAKLVYISTDYVFDGTAKEPYHEYDNTNPQSIYGKSKRAGEVLTHTLSSRYFIVRTSWVYGFHGNNFVKTMLKLGQEKPLLQVVNDQKGSPTYTVDLARFLAELIQTEKYGVYHASNSGSCTWYEFTQAILQDAAEILDAKITAKLEPCSTEQFPRPAARPRNSVMEHIAIRTNGLNDLRDWREGLRDFLQECLSKSE; via the coding sequence ATGAAGGTATTAGTTACTGGAACATCCGGTCAACTTGGTAAAGATGTAGTAAAGGTTTTTCAGGAGCAAGGACATGATGTCCTGGGTTACGATCGCGAACAATTAGATATCACGGATTTGCAGCAGACGGTGAAGATTGTAGGACAATATCAACCTGACGCCGTAATCCACTGTGCAGCGTATACGGCTGTGGATGCAGCGGAGACCGATGTAGACGGGGCTTATCAAGTCAACGCGGCAGGTACACGTAATATGGCGCTGGCTGCGGAAAAGGTTGGAGCCAAGCTGGTTTATATCAGCACAGATTATGTGTTCGATGGAACGGCAAAAGAGCCATATCATGAGTACGATAATACCAATCCGCAGAGTATCTACGGAAAGTCCAAACGGGCAGGAGAGGTATTGACCCATACACTTTCCTCTAGGTATTTTATTGTTCGTACATCTTGGGTATATGGATTTCACGGGAACAATTTTGTCAAAACGATGCTGAAGCTTGGTCAGGAGAAGCCGCTCCTGCAGGTGGTGAATGATCAGAAGGGTTCACCTACCTATACAGTGGATTTGGCACGTTTTTTGGCGGAATTGATTCAAACGGAGAAGTATGGCGTATACCATGCATCCAATAGTGGCTCCTGTACCTGGTATGAATTTACGCAAGCTATTTTACAGGATGCGGCGGAAATATTAGATGCCAAGATCACAGCGAAATTGGAGCCTTGCAGCACAGAGCAATTCCCCAGACCGGCAGCGCGGCCACGCAACTCTGTTATGGAGCATATAGCGATCCGAACCAACGGGTTAAATGATTTGCGCGACTGGCGTGAGGGATTGCGTGATTTTTTGCAGGAGTGTCTTAGTAAATCCGAGTAA
- a CDS encoding glycosyltransferase family 2 protein → MNRPNIQILLSTYNGAAYLDEQIESLINQKDVEVQILIRDDGSTDDTVAKLRVLKQRYPQQIILCLESNVGVIKSFFDLIQRSSETFDYYAFCDQDDVWMPNKLAQAVSHLRDQDGSRPLMYCSATQMVSQTLEPLKVWPADIPRPVSFYNALIENVCVGCTMVINKETLELVKKRIPTSLDNIIMHDWWIYLCTSSFGEVVFDPEPSILYRQHQNNVLGGSTDGWVSKWRKRLSRFIKGKNRYILSKQAQQFIQLYGQDMSPQMYKDMDQFLESYQKGIFSRVKYIRHTPFYRQSQMDNWIYKLVFILGKL, encoded by the coding sequence CTGAACAGACCTAACATACAAATTTTATTGTCTACATATAATGGAGCAGCTTATTTAGATGAGCAAATAGAAAGTCTCATCAATCAAAAAGACGTAGAAGTTCAGATTCTAATTCGTGATGATGGCTCGACAGATGATACGGTTGCCAAGTTGAGAGTGCTGAAGCAACGTTATCCTCAACAGATTATTTTATGCCTCGAGAGCAATGTAGGGGTTATTAAAAGCTTTTTTGATTTGATTCAAAGATCGTCTGAGACATTCGACTATTATGCTTTTTGTGATCAGGATGATGTGTGGATGCCGAACAAACTCGCTCAGGCTGTGTCTCATCTCAGGGATCAGGATGGAAGTCGGCCGCTGATGTACTGTTCTGCTACACAAATGGTCTCTCAAACATTGGAACCACTCAAAGTATGGCCAGCTGACATCCCACGACCTGTATCCTTCTATAATGCTCTCATTGAGAATGTGTGTGTAGGTTGTACCATGGTGATCAATAAAGAAACACTCGAGCTCGTGAAAAAGAGAATTCCGACTTCTTTGGATAACATTATTATGCATGACTGGTGGATTTACTTATGCACCTCCTCTTTTGGTGAGGTTGTTTTTGACCCCGAGCCGTCCATTTTGTATCGGCAGCATCAAAACAATGTGTTGGGAGGTTCTACTGATGGCTGGGTTAGTAAGTGGAGGAAAAGACTAAGTAGATTTATAAAAGGAAAAAATCGCTATATTTTAAGCAAACAAGCCCAGCAATTTATTCAACTTTATGGACAAGACATGTCTCCTCAAATGTATAAAGATATGGATCAGTTCCTGGAAAGCTACCAAAAGGGCATATTTTCCCGTGTGAAATATATTCGGCACACTCCCTTTTATAGACAGTCACAAATGGACAACTGGATCTATAAGCTAGTTTTCATACTGGGGAAATTATAG
- a CDS encoding undecaprenyl-phosphate glucose phosphotransferase: MIRRNQRFLTQLYIVADFAVIQLSFLIAWFFKFESEWITYQEPLPIQVYGGWSLIYGLIAVVLGMLFSLYSPKRKKRFADDVFRVTQIHIVGLFVLLSVMFFVKQIDISRSYLAIYMIGNVLLILFYRYFLKQVLKALRQKGYNKQFMLILGAGTLGQRFYHNLGQYPDLGYEVVGFLDDKRHWDEEEEAHFRPILGGLDQLEATLSRMMIDEVILALPLDAHDKYPKIINMCEKAGVRTLIIPDFFDYLPARPYFDNFAGMPMINVRDIPLDVAGNRLFKRSFDILFSLFAIILTSPVMLAVAIGVMTTSRGPVIFKQERVGLNRRTFMMYKFRSMKVLPPGTDDTGWTTANDPRRTRFGTFIRKTSLDELPQFFNVLLGDMSVVGPRPERPYYVDQFREEIPKYMVKHHVRPGITGWAQSNGLRGDTSIEERIKHDIFYIENWSLLFDIKIIFRTIRNGFKNAY, translated from the coding sequence ATGATACGCAGAAATCAACGTTTTTTAACCCAATTGTATATTGTGGCGGATTTCGCGGTCATTCAGTTATCCTTTCTGATCGCCTGGTTCTTCAAATTTGAAAGTGAATGGATTACCTATCAAGAGCCGCTTCCTATTCAAGTATATGGAGGCTGGAGCTTAATCTACGGTCTGATTGCCGTGGTGCTGGGGATGTTATTCTCTCTCTATTCACCCAAACGTAAAAAACGGTTTGCAGACGACGTATTTCGCGTCACCCAGATTCATATTGTTGGCCTGTTCGTGCTGTTGAGTGTCATGTTCTTCGTGAAGCAAATCGACATTTCACGGTCCTATCTGGCGATCTATATGATTGGGAACGTACTGCTTATTTTATTTTATCGGTATTTTTTGAAACAGGTACTTAAAGCTCTCCGCCAAAAAGGCTATAACAAGCAGTTCATGCTCATTCTCGGGGCGGGTACTCTGGGCCAACGCTTTTATCATAATCTTGGACAGTATCCTGATCTGGGATATGAAGTGGTGGGATTCCTCGATGATAAACGCCACTGGGATGAAGAGGAAGAAGCGCATTTTCGCCCGATTCTTGGAGGGTTGGATCAGTTAGAAGCTACGCTGTCGCGTATGATGATTGACGAGGTCATTTTGGCTCTTCCGCTGGATGCACATGATAAGTATCCCAAGATTATCAACATGTGTGAAAAGGCAGGGGTACGTACGCTCATTATTCCTGACTTTTTCGATTATCTGCCAGCTCGACCGTATTTTGATAACTTTGCAGGCATGCCAATGATCAATGTACGGGATATTCCGCTGGATGTGGCGGGGAACCGATTGTTTAAGCGTTCGTTCGATATTCTGTTCTCATTGTTCGCTATTATTCTGACTTCTCCGGTTATGCTGGCAGTGGCAATTGGCGTGATGACGACATCGAGAGGCCCAGTCATTTTCAAACAGGAGCGGGTGGGCTTGAATCGGCGTACCTTCATGATGTACAAATTCCGCTCAATGAAGGTACTACCACCCGGGACTGACGATACAGGCTGGACGACGGCCAATGACCCACGTCGAACGCGTTTTGGCACCTTTATTCGTAAAACGAGTCTCGATGAGCTGCCACAGTTTTTCAATGTGTTGCTAGGAGATATGAGTGTTGTCGGCCCCCGCCCGGAACGTCCGTATTACGTGGATCAGTTCCGCGAGGAAATCCCAAAATATATGGTGAAGCACCATGTTCGTCCTGGTATTACAGGCTGGGCACAGAGCAACGGGTTGCGTGGTGACACGTCCATTGAGGAACGGATTAAGCATGATATTTTCTATATTGAGAATTGGTCGCTCTTATTCGATATTAAAATTATTTTCCGTACCATCCGCAACGGTTTCAAGAATGCGTATTAA